A single region of the Nitrospirota bacterium genome encodes:
- a CDS encoding flagellar biosynthesis protein produces MKRTGKSLYSAAALAAMALFMGGCATSRGILDVRVDVPENPSSGKAVSIVRVVDNRHFEEAPRDASIPSLKDRDIGNRALTSRAIARKRNTYGKALGDVLLPEGRTVEGLVKEALTRSFREAGYRVVDNAGGSGEGAPIEAEIEQLWGWITPGFWSASLQFEAKVRIKGDVQPFQEGKTVRGYVLLHTQGAGSGQWLNTFNKGLDSLVQEVKNELTTR; encoded by the coding sequence ATGAAACGGACCGGGAAGAGTCTGTATTCTGCCGCGGCGCTGGCGGCAATGGCGCTGTTCATGGGCGGGTGCGCCACCAGCCGGGGCATACTGGACGTACGGGTCGACGTCCCCGAAAATCCTTCGTCCGGAAAAGCGGTATCGATCGTGCGGGTGGTGGACAACCGGCATTTTGAGGAGGCGCCCCGCGACGCGTCCATTCCGTCGCTCAAGGACCGGGACATCGGCAACAGGGCGCTCACTTCCCGCGCGATCGCGCGCAAACGGAACACCTACGGCAAGGCATTGGGCGACGTTCTCCTGCCCGAGGGCCGGACCGTGGAGGGCCTGGTCAAGGAGGCCCTCACCCGGTCGTTCCGGGAAGCGGGCTACCGGGTAGTGGACAATGCCGGCGGTTCCGGGGAGGGAGCGCCGATTGAGGCGGAGATCGAACAGCTCTGGGGATGGATTACGCCGGGCTTCTGGTCCGCGTCCCTGCAGTTTGAGGCAAAAGTCAGGATCAAGGGGGACGTCCAGCCGTTCCAGGAAGGCAAGACCGTGCGCGGATATGTTCTTCTGCACACCCAGGGCGCGGGCAGCGGGCAGTGGCTGAATACCTTCAATAAAGGGCTGGATTCGCTTGTGCAAGAGGTAAAGAACGAACTGACGACGCGGTAG
- a CDS encoding TfoX/Sxy family protein, producing MPYNTKLEEKIYAATQRWKDLGKKKMFGGICYLLRGNMCFGIWKDFLIVRMDREQAEKSLKLKNVRPFDITGSAMAGWVTVEEAGWRSAARLEKWLAIGKEFARTLPEKKSKTPKNKTLKEYQG from the coding sequence ATGCCCTATAACACCAAACTGGAAGAAAAGATCTACGCAGCGACCCAGCGCTGGAAGGACCTGGGCAAGAAGAAGATGTTCGGCGGCATCTGCTACCTGCTCAGGGGCAACATGTGCTTCGGCATCTGGAAGGACTTTCTGATCGTCCGGATGGACAGGGAGCAGGCTGAGAAGAGCCTGAAGCTGAAGAACGTCCGGCCCTTCGACATAACCGGCTCGGCCATGGCCGGATGGGTCACGGTGGAGGAGGCAGGGTGGCGGAGCGCGGCAAGGCTGGAGAAATGGCTCGCGATCGGGAAGGAGTTCGCCCGTACCCTGCCGGAGAAGAAGAGCAAAACGCCAAAGAACAAGACGTTAAAGGAGTATCAGGGCTAG
- a CDS encoding ORF6N domain-containing protein: MKSLVPIEVIEKKILLIGGQKVMLDKDLAGLYGVTTSNLNKAVNRNKDRFPADFMVQLSLEEFNNLKFHFGTSSWGGTRKPPRAFTEQGIAMLSSVLNSKRAIHVNIEIMRAFVKLRAMMSTHKDLARKLSELEKKYDGQFQIVFEAIKQIIDVEEKPKRKIGYVSERRAVYRTSGKRRMSKRKT, encoded by the coding sequence ATGAAATCTCTGGTACCAATCGAAGTGATTGAAAAGAAGATATTACTGATCGGCGGCCAGAAGGTAATGCTGGATAAAGATTTGGCGGGTTTATATGGCGTTACTACAAGCAACCTGAATAAAGCTGTTAACAGAAACAAGGACAGGTTTCCTGCAGATTTTATGGTTCAACTGAGCCTTGAGGAGTTCAACAACTTGAAGTTCCATTTTGGAACATCAAGTTGGGGCGGGACGCGGAAGCCTCCTCGGGCCTTCACGGAACAGGGGATAGCGATGCTTTCAAGTGTGCTCAACAGTAAACGCGCCATCCACGTCAACATAGAAATTATGAGGGCTTTCGTGAAACTGCGGGCGATGATGTCAACGCATAAAGACCTGGCAAGGAAGTTGAGTGAGCTTGAAAAGAAATATGACGGACAGTTCCAGATTGTTTTCGAGGCAATAAAGCAGATAATTGATGTTGAAGAAAAACCGAAAAGAAAGATCGGATATGTGAGTGAGCGCAGAGCTGTGTATCGGACAAGCGGGAAGAGGAGAATGTCAAAGCGCAAAACCTGA